GAGCCGTGGCGAGCGTGCGCGCCGCGCTCGACGACGACGTCTACGAGGCGGCGTACGCGGAGGGCGGCGGCCTCTCCATCGAGGAGGCCGCCGCCCTGGTCTGACGCGTACCGGCCGCGCGAGTGCCGTGTGCGTCAGCTCTTCGTACGGAACTTGTGGATCGCGACCGGCGCCATGACCGCCGTGATGGCCACCGACCAGGCGACGGTCACCCACAGGTCGTGCGCGACGGGGCCGCCCACCATCAGACCGCGGGCCGAGTCCGCCAGCGTGGACAGCGGGTTGTAGTCGGTGAACGCCTGCAGCCAGCCCGGCATCGACGCCGTCGGGGCGAAGATCGACGAGCCGAACTGCAGCGGGAACAGCACCATGAAGCCCATCGCCTGCACGGACTGCGCGTTCTTCAGGATCACACCCAGGGTGAGGAACACCCACATGATCGACGAGGCGAACAGCGCGGACAGGCCCACCGTGGCGAACAGTCCCGGCCAGTTGGTGATGTCGAATCCGACCGCGACGGCGACGATCATCAGCACGGTCGTCGCGAACAGCATCCGCGCCAGCTCCACCGTGATCTTCGCGAACAGCACCGAACCGCGCCCGATCGGCAGGGACCGGAAGCGGTCCATGACGCCGGAGTTGAAGTCCTGGCTGAAGCCGGTGCCGACGCCCTGGGACAGCGTCATGCTCATCATCGCGATCATGCCGGGGATCACGTACTGCACGTACCCGTCCTGCCCGCCGCCGAGCGCCTGCCCGATCGAGCCGCCGAAGACGTACACGAACAGCAGGGTGAAGACGATCGGCATCAGCAGCGCGTCGAACATCGACTCGGGGTCCTGGCGGATCCACAGCAGGTTGCGGCGGATGAGCGCGCCGGTGTGCCGCAGATGCCCGCGCAGCGGGATCCGGGCGTCGTCCTTGAGATCGGTGACGGTTGCGGTGGCGGCGCTCATACGGCGACCTCCTGGCGGTCGTCGGCCGGCGCGGCATCCTGGGGGGCACTGGCGCGGTGGCCGGTGAGCGACAGGAACACCTCGTCGAGACTGGGCAGTTCGGTGGTGATGGAGGAGAGCGTGATGCCACGCGCGGTGACGGCGCCGACCACGGCGGTCAGCTGCTCGTCGCTGAGGATGGGGACCAGTACGGCACCCCGCTCGGCGTCCACGGTGGTGGTGGCGAGCCCGGTGATGCCGAGCTCGTCGAGAGCGGTGGCGAGCGGCCGCAGCTGCACCGGGTCGGCCGGCCGGACACGCAGCGTCCGCCCGCCGACCTTCGCCTTCAGCTCCTCGATGGCGCCGCCCGCGATGACCTTGCCGCGGTCGACCACGGTCAGCTCGGAGGCGAGCTGCTCGGCCTCCTCCATGTACTGGGTGGTCAGCAGCACGGTCACGCCCTCGCCGACCATCCGCTTGACCTCGTCCCACACCTCGTTGCGGGTGCGCGGGTCCAGGCCGGTGGTGGGTTCGTCGAGGAAGAGGACGGCGGGCCGGCCCATCATCGAGGCGGCCAGGTCCAGCCGCCGTCGCATACCGCCGGAGTACGTCGCCGCCGGGCGCTTGGCCGCCTCGGTGAGCGAGAACCGCTCCAGCAACTCGTCGGCCCGCGTGCGGGCCTCCTTGCGGGGCAGGTCGAGCAGCCGGCCGATCATGTAGAGGTTCTCCCAGCCGGGGAGCTTCTCGTCCACGGAGGCGTACTGCCCGGTGAGCCCGATCACCCGGCGCAGCTGCCGGGGCTGCCGTACGGCGTCGTAGCCGGCGACGGTCGCCTGCCCGGCGTCGGGACGGATCAGGGTGGACAGGATCCGCACGAGGGTGGTCTTCCCGGCGCCGTTCGGCCCGAGCACCCCCATCACGGTGCCCTCCCGCACCTCCAGGTCGACCCCGTCCAGTGCCTTGGTCTCCCCGTAGTGCTTGACCAGCCCCCGCACGGTGACGGCGGCACTCCCGCCGTTGGGGTTCTTGTCGATTCGCGTCATGCCCACGACGATGCCAGTCCCCACCGACAAACCACCGACAGACCACCGACAGCCCCCTACAGACGACCGACAGCCGCCTACAGACGGGCAACAGCCCGCCGACGGGGGAAGATCGGCGGGCTGCCTTGGTGCCGCAATGGCTCAGCTCGGCTCAGTGAACCGAGTGCTCCTCCAGCGGGAACGTTCCGCCCACCACGTCCTCCGCGAACGCCTTCGCCGCGTTGCCCATGACCTCACGCAGATCGGCGTACTGCTTCACGAACTTCGGCACCCGACCACCGGTCAGCCCCAGCATGTCGGTCCACACCAACACCTGCGCATCCGTCTGGGGCCCGGCTCCGATGCCCACCGTCGGAATGTGCAGCACCCGCGTCACCTCGGCCGCCAGCTCCGCGGGAACCAACTCGAGCACCACCGCGAACGCCCCCGCGTCCTGCACGGCCTTCGCGTCCCGCAGCAGCTGCGCCGCCGCCTCCTCGCCACGGCCCTGGACGCGGTAGCCCATGGCGTTCACCGACTGCGGCGTCAGCCCGATGTGCGCCATGACCGGGATGCCGGACTCCACCAGCAGCTCGATCTGCCGATGCGAGCGCTCGCCGCCCTCCAGCTTCACGGCCCCGACTCCGGCCTCCTTCACCAGCCGGGTCGCCGACCGCAGCGCCTGCACGGGGCCCTCCTGGTACGACCCGAAGGGCAGGTCGCCGACGATCAGCGCACGGCTCGTGCCCCGTACGACCGCCGCCGACAGCATGGTCATCTCGTCGAGGGTGACGGGCACGGTGGTCTCGTACCCGAGGTGGCAGTTGCCCGCCGAGTCCCCGACGAGCATGACCGGGATCCCGGCCTCGTCGAAGACGGACGCGGTCATCGCGTCGTACGCGGTGAGCATGGGCCACTTCTCGCCCCGCTCCTTGGCGGCGGCGATGTCGCGAACGGTGATACGGCGGGTGCCCTTGCCCCCGTACAGCGTCTTGCTGCCGTCGGAGGTCTTCTGCTGCGCAGGCTGGGCAGCCGAAAGCTGCGTCATTGCAACGGCTCCTTCGTCATCTCGAGGCGCCCTGACGGCGTCCCCGGACCATCTCCATGGTGGCACCTCGTGCTACACGCGGCCAGACCGGGTGGGGGACCGATGGCGGACCGAGGGGGGACTTCCGTCACGTGCCCACGTGCGACTTGAGCCTGACGTACGACTTGTGCCCTAGGTCCGTAGTTAAGACCTGGGTAAAAGAATTTCGATACGAGACGGTTCCGTATCTGAAGCCCCCTACGCTCGACGGCATGACTACTCCTGCCGACCGCGCCCTCGACGGCCCCCGGATACCGGAGGCGGTGCACCGGCGCCGATGGGCGATCCTCGGCGTCCTGATGCTGAGTCTGCTGATCGTGGTGCTCGACAACTCGATCCTGAACGTCGCCATCAAGACGATCTCGACCCCCGCCCCGACCGGCCTGGGCGCCACCCAGAGCGAGCTGGAGTGGGCCATCAACGCCTACACCCTGGTCTTCGCGGGGCTCCTCTTCAGCGCCGGTCTCCTCGGCGACCGGCTCGGCCGCAAGAGGATCCTGATCGGCGGACTCGTCGTGTTCGGCATCGGCTCCGCCCTCGCCGCCTTCTCCGGCTCGCCGGGCGAACTCATCGCCTTCCGCGCGGTGATGGGCTTCGGCGCCGCCTTCGTGATGCCGGCCACCCTCGCCGTCCTGATGAACGTCTTCGAGCGTGAGGAGCAGCCGAAGGCCATCGGCATCTGGGCCGGCGGCGTCGGACTCGCCATCGCCATCGGCCCGATCACCGGCGGCGTCCTGCTCGACCACTTCTGGTGGGGCTCGGTCTTCCTCATCAACGTGCCGATCGTGCTGCTCGCCCTCGCCCTGATGCTGTGGCTGGTGCCCGACTCCCGCGACCCGAACCCCGGCCGCATCGACCCGATCGGTGTCGTGCTGTCCGTCGTGGGTCTGGTCCTGCTCGTCTACGGCATCATCCGCGGCGGCGAGCTGGCCGACTTCACCGATCCCACCGTGCTGGGAACCATCGCCGCCGGTCTCGCCGTCCTCGTCGCCTTCGTCGTGTTCGAGAAGCGCAGCACCCATCCGTCCATCGACGTCACCTACTTCAAGAACAAGGTCTTCTCGGCCGCGATCGCCGCCATCGCGCTGGTCTTCTTCGCGCTGATGGGCGTGACCTTCTTCGCGGTCTTCTACACCCAGAGCGTGCGCGGCTACTCGCCGTTCGAGACCGGTCTGCTGATGCTGCCGCTGGCCGCCGCCCAGCTGATCTTCGCGCCGCGCGCCCGGCTGCTCGTCGACCGCTTCGGCTACAAGGCCACCACCACGGCCGGCATGGTGATCGTCGCCGCGATGCTGGCCGCGTTCGCCACGCTGGAGGCGGACACCCCGATCTGGCACCTCGAAGTCATCTTCTTCCTCATGGGCACCGGCATGGCGCACATCATGACGCCGGTCAGCGTCGTCATCATGCAGGCCCTGCCCCGCGAGAAGGCCGGCTCCGCCTCCGCGCTCAGCAACACCTTCCGCCAGGTCGGCGGCGCGCTCGGCATCGCCGTACTGGGCTCGGTGCTCTCCACGGCCTACCGCGGGGGCATCGAGGACAAGCTCGGCCCACTGCCCGCCGACCTGCGCCACACCGCGGGCGAGTCCATCGAGTCGACCCTCGGCGTCGCCGCGAAGCTGGGCCCCGAGGGCAAGGCGCTCGTCGGCCCCGCCCACGACGCGTTCCTGCACGCGATGCACGTCACCGCGCTGTGGGGAGCGGGCGTGGCGGTGCTCGGCGCGATCGTCGTGGCCCTCTGTCTGCCGGGCAAGGTGGCGACGCCTCAGCGGGCCGAGAAGGAACAGGAGTTGGTGACGGCGGAGTAGGAGTGGTGGACAAGGCGGAAACGCAGTCGTGGACCAGGCAGAATCGTCCCAGCCCACGGAAAGGACGGAGCGACGTGAGCGGCCTCACCGACAGCCGGTCAACCCAGGAGGGGCCCCTCAGGGGCCGCCCCCGTAGTGAGGGCGTGGAGCGCGCCATCCTCGAAGGGGTGGTGAGGCTCCTGGAGGAGGGCGTGCCGCTCGCGGAACTGTCCATCGAGCGCATCGCCCGTACCGCGGGGGTCGGCAAGGCCACCATCTACCGTCGCTGGAGCGGCAAGGAGGAGCTCTTCGTCGACGTCGTGCGCGCGGCCGAGCCCCCGGACCCCGAACTGCCCGGCACGTCACTGCGCGACGACCTCGTGGCCCTCCTCGAACAACTGCGCGAGCGCGGACTCTGGACCCGCTCGTCCGTGCTCCTGCACAACGTCTACGCCCAGATGAAGAGCAGCCCCAAGATCTGGGCCGCGTACCACGCGACCGTCGTCGAGCCGCGCCGCCGGCTCCAGGCCCAGGTCCTGCGCCGCGGACAGGAGAACGGCGAACTGCGCACGGACATCGACGTCGACCTGATGAACGACCTGGTCGTCGGACCCATGCTCCTGCGCACCCTCATGCGCCCCGACGCCGACCTCCCCCAGGGCCTGTCGGAGCAGATCGTCGACACGGTGCTCGAAGGGCTGCGCCCCGTCAGTTCGCCCTCCGCGTAGCCCGTGTGCGCGTTTCGTCACAGAGGGCGCTTTCTCCCTTGGGCCCCGGAACTCGCCGCGCAGACTTGTACGTCCTCGTGCCCGTACGGCCGTCGAGAGACGGCAGGATCAGCGCCGATCATCCCCTAGGGTCGTATGTGCACGGGGGGTGAACGGTGTGAACGGTGTGCACGGCAGGCAGTGAGGCGACGGTATGGCGCAGCAGGCGTACATGACGGAGACGGACAACGGTGGCTCGGGACCCGAGCGCCCGGGAGCCCGGTTCCGGCGCCTGACGAACCGCCTGGTCGCCGGCTGGACCGGCGACCGGCGCATCTGGCGTCGCGGCCTCGTCGTCGCCGCGCTCGCGGTGCTGCTCGCCCTGATCATGCTGCTGCACGCGCACATTCCGAACGCCATCGGCAACCTCGGCAGCCTCACCGACACGTTCCTGCCCTGGCTGGGCCTCTTCGTGCCCGTGCTGCTGGTGCTCGCTTTCGTACGGAAGTCCGCGACCGCCCTGATCGCCGTGCTGCTGCCGTCGATCGTGTGGCTGAACCTCTTCGGCAGCCTGATCAGCGACAAGGCCGGCAGCGCCGGCGACCTCACGGTGGTGACGCACAACGTCAACGCCGACAACGCCGACCCCGCGGGCACCGCCCGTGACGTGGCCGCGTCCGGCGCCGACGTGGTGGCCCTGGAGGAGCTGACCACGTCGGCGGTTCCGGTGTACGAGCAGGCGCTGGATTCGAGGTACCGGTACCACTCGGTCCAGGGCACCGTCGGGCTGTGGAGCAAGTACCCGCTGACCGGCGTCAAGCCCGTCGACATCAAGCTGGGCTGGACGCGCGCCATGCGCGCCACGGTGACCTCGCCCGCCGGGCAGGTCGCGGTGTACGTCGCCCATCTGCCGTCCGTGCGGGTGAAGCTGGAGGCCGGGTTCACGGCCCGGCAGCGCGACAAGAGCGCGAACGCCCTCGGCGAGGCCATCAAGCACGAGAAGCTGACCAGGGTCGTGCTGCTCGGCGACCTGAACGGCACGATGAACGACCGCGCGCTCACCGCCGTCACCGCCCAGATGCGCTCCACGCAGGGCGCGGCGGGCAGCGGCTTCGGGTTCAGCTGGCCGGCGTCGTTCCCGATGGCGCGGATCGACCAGATCATGGTGAAGGGGATCGAGCCGGAGAGCTCGTGGACACTGCCGCAGACCGGCAGCGACCACTTGCCGGTGGCCGCGCGTGTGAACGTCGCCACGTCGTCGTAATCACCGCCGACGCTTGGAATACGGGGCCGAGGAGTCTTTGTTCCGCACTTGAACATACTCTGGTACGGAACTCTGCTCTCCCTTTTTAAAGGCACAGGTCCCTTCATGCCCCTGGCCCTGCTCGCCCTCGCCGTGGGCGCCTTCGGTATGGGTTCTCCATCAGACGTTCCGAGTCCAGGACGATTTCCGGGATCAACTCGCCCTTGATCGCCAGGGGCGGGACCTTGCTGGCCTCCTCGAAGACCGGCACGCCGGGCTCGTCGGCCAGCCGCTCCATGATCCGCTCCCAGGTGCCCGCCTTGTCCCACCGCTTCCAGTAGGTCTTCACGGACTCGTGAGCGCCGAATTCCTCGGGCAGCTCGGGCCACCGGCAGCCCGTACGGGCCTTGTACAGCAGGCCCGCCAGGATCTGGCGGGCGGTGAGCTTGCGGTACGCCCGGTCCTCGGCGACATCCCTGACCCTCTCCCACGCCTCATCCGTCAGGTGGGGCACGAGGCGCCCTGTGTCGGCGAACCACTTCAGCAGGGAGCAGGGAGACCCGGCCCGGCCGGCGGCTGGGTTGGCCTTGACCTTCACCTTGATGTTCAAGACCGCCAGAAAGGCCGCCTGCTTCTCAGTATCCAGGGCGCCCAGCCGGTCCCTGGCCTGTGCGGCCAGCTGCCGGAGGCTCTGGACGTGCTCCTGGAGCCGTTCTGCTTCCTTCTGCCAGGCTTCGGCCTCAGCCCGCTGGCCCTCCAGGTCGGAGAGGGCCTTTTCCAGGGGCATGACGGCCTTCTGGGCCGCCTCTACGGCCTCGGCCTGGGGCAGGCCCTTGCGGATGTGGCGGGCGACTGCTGCCGCCTCCGTGGCCTCGATGATGTCGGTCTGTTCCTCGGTCTCCTGGTCCAGCTTGGCGATGCGGGCGGTGTAGCCGATCTTCTCCTTGGCGGTGGACCCGAGCCACTTCCGGGCCAGCTGCTCCAGCCTCTCGGCGTCTCCCAGGAAGCCGGAGATGTGGGACCACGCGAACTTCTCGACCGCGTCAGCGTCGACCACGGAGCAGTCGCAGACGGGAGCCCCCGGATAGGCGGGCTCCTTGCCCTTGCAGCGGTAATAGCGGGCCTTCTGCTCCCCGCCCTGGCCCGTGTACAAAGAGCCGCAAGGACTGGCCATGCGTCCAGAAAGGGTGTAAATGGCGCTGGTCACCGCCGGCGCCCTGGTGACCTTGGCGACCTCAGCCACGTTCCGCAGCTCCGCCACTTCATCGTCCGTGAAGATGCGCGGCAACTGGATGGTGACGGTCTCCCCGTACAGGGGCTTGCCGTCGGGGCCGACCTTCAGCCCGCGCTTGCGGCCGACGCGGCTGGGGTTGCGCCACACGAGCCGGCCTTCCAGGAAGTCATCGTTCAGGAGCTTGTCGAAGAACGTCTTGACGCTCCATGGGTTGCCCGAGCGGTTGTACTGCTTCTCGGCATTGAGCTGGATCACGGTCTTGCGGCGGTTGCCTTTGAACTCGACGAAGAGCCTCCGGCCGCGACGCAGAACCGCGGCCTCGTGGACCACGGAGCAGGTCTCCGGGTCGCCGCACTCGTCGACCACCAGATGGGACTCACCAACGATCCCCTGGTTCTTGATGCGGTACCCGTACCGCACCTTGCCGCCCGTGTAGCCGCCCTCCTCGGCCTTGTCCTGGATGCCGCCCTGTGTGCGCTTGCGGATCTTGACCAGTTCCTTGAAGGACTCGTTGGCCTTGTCGAGCATCCGGGCGCGGCCGGACTCGGTGGAGGTGTCGATGTCTTCTTCGACGACGGCGACGAAGTAGCCCAGGTCTTCCAGCTCCCAGTACCAGCGGAAGAAGGCCCGGTCCTCACGGCCGATGGCGCGGGTCTCCTCCACCACCACCATGTCAAAGGGCCGCGGTTCCTGGTGCGCCAGTTCCATCAAACGCTTGGCGCCGGGGCGTTGCTGTCAGGCCAGGGTCCCGGATTCTCCCGGGTCGGTGAAGGTGTCGACGTGATCCCAACCCTTGCGCTTGATGTAGCGCGCGGTGCTCTTGCCGGTGTAGGAGATGCCGAAACCCTTGGCCTGTTCCTCGGTGGAAACCCTCAAGTAGTCGACGGCGCGCAGCTTCTGCTGAGGTAGCCGGCGACTTCCCCGGCGCCGCCCTCTGGCGCAAGTCCAGCTACAGCAACGCAACCGGCGGCAATTGCCTCGAAGTCGCCCACAACATCCCCGGCCTCGTCCCCGTCCGAGACTCCAAGGCCCCCCACGGCCCCGCCCTCATCCTCACCGCCGCATGGGTCCCCTTCGTCGCCTCGCTCAAGAGGTGAACCAGGGGCCCAGCGGGCCGTAACCCTCACTCCTCCGGGACGTCGAAGCGGGCGAGGTCCCGCAACCACGCCCGCGCGTTGCCGTCCGACGGGGCCCGCCAGTCTCCGCGCGGTGAGAGCGAACCGCCGGCCGAGACCTTCGGTCCGTTCGGCATGGCCGAGCGTTTGAACTGCGCGAACGCGAAGAAGCGACGGCAGAACACCTCCAGCCAGTGGCGGATCTGGGGCAGGTCGTACGCCACCCGCTTGGCCTCCGGGAAGTTCGGCGGCCAGGCGCCGGTCTCCGGGTCGTGCCAGGCGTGCCAGGCGAGGAAGGCGATCTTCGAGGGCCGGAAGCCGTAGCGCAGCACGTGGAAGAGGGTGAAGTCGTGCAGCGCGTACGGACCGATCTTGGACTCGGTGGACTGCATCTCCTCGCCCGGTACGAGTTCCGGGCTGATCTCGGTGTCGAGGATCGCGGCGAGCGTTTTCCCGGTCTCCTCGTCGAACTGGCCGCTGCCGATGACCCAG
The nucleotide sequence above comes from Streptomyces sp. NL15-2K. Encoded proteins:
- a CDS encoding ABC transporter permease; translation: MSAATATVTDLKDDARIPLRGHLRHTGALIRRNLLWIRQDPESMFDALLMPIVFTLLFVYVFGGSIGQALGGGQDGYVQYVIPGMIAMMSMTLSQGVGTGFSQDFNSGVMDRFRSLPIGRGSVLFAKITVELARMLFATTVLMIVAVAVGFDITNWPGLFATVGLSALFASSIMWVFLTLGVILKNAQSVQAMGFMVLFPLQFGSSIFAPTASMPGWLQAFTDYNPLSTLADSARGLMVGGPVAHDLWVTVAWSVAITAVMAPVAIHKFRTKS
- a CDS encoding ATP-binding cassette domain-containing protein → MTRIDKNPNGGSAAVTVRGLVKHYGETKALDGVDLEVREGTVMGVLGPNGAGKTTLVRILSTLIRPDAGQATVAGYDAVRQPRQLRRVIGLTGQYASVDEKLPGWENLYMIGRLLDLPRKEARTRADELLERFSLTEAAKRPAATYSGGMRRRLDLAASMMGRPAVLFLDEPTTGLDPRTRNEVWDEVKRMVGEGVTVLLTTQYMEEAEQLASELTVVDRGKVIAGGAIEELKAKVGGRTLRVRPADPVQLRPLATALDELGITGLATTTVDAERGAVLVPILSDEQLTAVVGAVTARGITLSSITTELPSLDEVFLSLTGHRASAPQDAAPADDRQEVAV
- the panB gene encoding 3-methyl-2-oxobutanoate hydroxymethyltransferase; the encoded protein is MTQLSAAQPAQQKTSDGSKTLYGGKGTRRITVRDIAAAKERGEKWPMLTAYDAMTASVFDEAGIPVMLVGDSAGNCHLGYETTVPVTLDEMTMLSAAVVRGTSRALIVGDLPFGSYQEGPVQALRSATRLVKEAGVGAVKLEGGERSHRQIELLVESGIPVMAHIGLTPQSVNAMGYRVQGRGEEAAAQLLRDAKAVQDAGAFAVVLELVPAELAAEVTRVLHIPTVGIGAGPQTDAQVLVWTDMLGLTGGRVPKFVKQYADLREVMGNAAKAFAEDVVGGTFPLEEHSVH
- a CDS encoding MFS transporter, which produces MTTPADRALDGPRIPEAVHRRRWAILGVLMLSLLIVVLDNSILNVAIKTISTPAPTGLGATQSELEWAINAYTLVFAGLLFSAGLLGDRLGRKRILIGGLVVFGIGSALAAFSGSPGELIAFRAVMGFGAAFVMPATLAVLMNVFEREEQPKAIGIWAGGVGLAIAIGPITGGVLLDHFWWGSVFLINVPIVLLALALMLWLVPDSRDPNPGRIDPIGVVLSVVGLVLLVYGIIRGGELADFTDPTVLGTIAAGLAVLVAFVVFEKRSTHPSIDVTYFKNKVFSAAIAAIALVFFALMGVTFFAVFYTQSVRGYSPFETGLLMLPLAAAQLIFAPRARLLVDRFGYKATTTAGMVIVAAMLAAFATLEADTPIWHLEVIFFLMGTGMAHIMTPVSVVIMQALPREKAGSASALSNTFRQVGGALGIAVLGSVLSTAYRGGIEDKLGPLPADLRHTAGESIESTLGVAAKLGPEGKALVGPAHDAFLHAMHVTALWGAGVAVLGAIVVALCLPGKVATPQRAEKEQELVTAE
- a CDS encoding TetR/AcrR family transcriptional regulator codes for the protein MSGLTDSRSTQEGPLRGRPRSEGVERAILEGVVRLLEEGVPLAELSIERIARTAGVGKATIYRRWSGKEELFVDVVRAAEPPDPELPGTSLRDDLVALLEQLRERGLWTRSSVLLHNVYAQMKSSPKIWAAYHATVVEPRRRLQAQVLRRGQENGELRTDIDVDLMNDLVVGPMLLRTLMRPDADLPQGLSEQIVDTVLEGLRPVSSPSA
- a CDS encoding endonuclease/exonuclease/phosphatase family protein, which produces MAQQAYMTETDNGGSGPERPGARFRRLTNRLVAGWTGDRRIWRRGLVVAALAVLLALIMLLHAHIPNAIGNLGSLTDTFLPWLGLFVPVLLVLAFVRKSATALIAVLLPSIVWLNLFGSLISDKAGSAGDLTVVTHNVNADNADPAGTARDVAASGADVVALEELTTSAVPVYEQALDSRYRYHSVQGTVGLWSKYPLTGVKPVDIKLGWTRAMRATVTSPAGQVAVYVAHLPSVRVKLEAGFTARQRDKSANALGEAIKHEKLTRVVLLGDLNGTMNDRALTAVTAQMRSTQGAAGSGFGFSWPASFPMARIDQIMVKGIEPESSWTLPQTGSDHLPVAARVNVATSS
- a CDS encoding transposase, which gives rise to MASPCGSLYTGQGGEQKARYYRCKGKEPAYPGAPVCDCSVVDADAVEKFAWSHISGFLGDAERLEQLARKWLGSTAKEKIGYTARIAKLDQETEEQTDIIEATEAAAVARHIRKGLPQAEAVEAAQKAVMPLEKALSDLEGQRAEAEAWQKEAERLQEHVQSLRQLAAQARDRLGALDTEKQAAFLAVLNIKVKVKANPAAGRAGSPCSLLKWFADTGRLVPHLTDEAWERVRDVAEDRAYRKLTARQILAGLLYKARTGCRWPELPEEFGAHESVKTYWKRWDKAGTWERIMERLADEPGVPVFEEASKVPPLAIKGELIPEIVLDSERLMENPYRRRPRRGRAGPGA